Proteins from one Streptomyces sp. NBC_00390 genomic window:
- a CDS encoding Lrp/AsnC family transcriptional regulator: MDAVDRQLIQALRENGRASYAELGRLVGLSGPSVTDRINRLEAAGVITGYRATVDAASLGLGVTALIGISLSDAADHEDVARRLRDLAEIEDCWFIAGDDSYMLKVRANDVDGLEKTIRRLSGTRGVSRTRTTIVLSTKWENRVGELPEES, encoded by the coding sequence ATGGACGCCGTGGATAGGCAGCTCATCCAGGCCCTGCGTGAGAACGGCAGGGCTTCCTACGCCGAACTCGGCCGGCTCGTCGGGCTCTCCGGCCCCTCCGTCACCGACCGCATCAACCGCCTCGAGGCCGCAGGCGTCATCACCGGCTACCGCGCCACCGTCGACGCCGCGTCGCTGGGCCTCGGCGTCACGGCCCTGATCGGTATCTCGCTCTCCGACGCCGCCGACCACGAGGACGTGGCGCGACGGCTGCGCGACCTCGCCGAGATCGAGGACTGCTGGTTCATCGCGGGCGACGACTCGTACATGCTCAAGGTTCGGGCGAACGACGTCGACGGGCTCGAGAAGACGATCCGCCGGCTCTCGGGGACCCGCGGGGTGTCCCGTACGCGGACGACGATCGTGCTCTCCACCAAGTGGGAGAACCGGGTCGGCGAACTGCCTGAGGAGAGCTAG
- a CDS encoding rhomboid family intramembrane serine protease — MADTQLERSGTERAKTAGMVMVAWVALLWALEAIDIATGHALDPYGVTPRDLSELRDIVPSAFLHDGFGHVAANTVPLLVLGFLAALRGIRRFAGVVAMIILAAGLGVWLTSPGDTVSLGASGVVFGLFGYVVVRGFVDRDAVDVVVGLVIAALYGSILWGVLPTDAGISWQAHLFGLLGGVGAAFAFRRRTCPSPAG; from the coding sequence ATGGCAGACACGCAGCTCGAACGGAGCGGGACCGAGCGGGCCAAGACGGCCGGCATGGTGATGGTGGCCTGGGTGGCGCTGCTCTGGGCGTTGGAGGCCATCGACATCGCGACCGGCCATGCCCTCGATCCGTACGGGGTCACTCCTCGCGACCTGAGCGAGCTGCGGGACATCGTGCCTTCCGCCTTCCTCCACGACGGTTTCGGCCATGTCGCCGCCAACACGGTCCCGTTGCTCGTACTCGGCTTCCTCGCGGCGCTGCGCGGCATACGCCGCTTCGCCGGTGTTGTCGCCATGATCATCCTGGCCGCCGGTCTGGGAGTCTGGCTGACCTCCCCCGGCGACACCGTCTCACTGGGCGCGTCGGGCGTCGTCTTCGGCCTCTTCGGCTATGTGGTGGTCCGCGGCTTCGTGGACCGCGACGCCGTGGACGTGGTGGTCGGCCTGGTGATCGCGGCGCTCTACGGCTCGATCCTGTGGGGCGTGCTGCCCACCGACGCGGGCATCAGCTGGCAGGCCCACCTCTTCGGCCTGCTGGGTGGAGTAGGGGCGGCATTCGCCTTCCGGCGGCGCACCTGCCCCTCGCCGGCGGGCTGA
- the mqnP gene encoding menaquinone biosynthesis prenyltransferase MqnP: MTSTAAAVPQPGRTKAFLRLVMIEHSVFALPFAYIAALTAMFQADRSVRWWTLLLVTVCMVGLRTFAMAANRIIDREIDARNPRTAGRELVTGAVSVKSAWTGAGIALAIFLGAAALLNPLCLALAPVAVIPMVVYPYGKRFTDYPHAILGLAQAMGPVGAWIAVTGEWSWDAVILGLAVGVWIGGFDLIFACQDVQADRAHGVKSVPARFGIPAALYGARAAHAVTMALLVWYALATDAGLFLWLGLAIVSVAFLYEHTIVKPHDLSRLNRAFFTVNGFIGIALFVCALLDLLVRGLTV; this comes from the coding sequence GTGACCTCCACCGCCGCGGCCGTACCGCAGCCCGGACGCACCAAGGCCTTCCTGCGCCTGGTGATGATCGAGCACTCGGTCTTCGCGCTGCCCTTCGCGTACATCGCCGCCCTGACCGCGATGTTCCAGGCCGACCGGAGCGTGCGCTGGTGGACGCTGCTCCTCGTCACCGTCTGCATGGTGGGCCTGCGGACCTTCGCCATGGCCGCCAACCGGATCATCGACCGGGAGATCGACGCCCGTAACCCGCGCACGGCCGGACGCGAACTGGTCACCGGTGCCGTCTCCGTCAAGTCCGCCTGGACCGGGGCCGGGATCGCGCTGGCGATCTTTCTCGGCGCGGCGGCGCTGCTGAACCCGCTGTGCCTGGCACTGGCCCCTGTCGCGGTGATCCCGATGGTGGTCTACCCGTACGGCAAGCGGTTCACGGACTACCCGCACGCCATCCTCGGTCTGGCCCAGGCCATGGGTCCGGTCGGCGCGTGGATCGCGGTCACCGGGGAGTGGTCGTGGGACGCGGTGATCCTTGGACTTGCGGTCGGCGTCTGGATCGGCGGTTTCGACCTGATCTTCGCCTGCCAGGACGTCCAGGCGGACCGTGCCCACGGCGTGAAGTCGGTGCCGGCCCGCTTCGGCATCCCGGCGGCGCTGTACGGGGCCCGGGCCGCTCACGCCGTGACGATGGCGCTGCTGGTCTGGTACGCGCTCGCCACGGACGCGGGCCTGTTCCTGTGGCTGGGCCTGGCGATCGTTTCGGTGGCCTTCCTCTACGAGCACACGATCGTGAAGCCGCACGACCTGTCCCGCCTGAACAGGGCGTTCTTCACGGTCAACGGGTTCATCGGCATCGCGCTCTTCGTGTGCGCTCTGCTCGATCTGCTGGTGCGCGGTCTGACCGTCTAG
- a CDS encoding UbiX family flavin prenyltransferase translates to MEPQEENSRRPWVVGVSGASGTPYAAAVLRGLIAAGESVDLVVSRASRLTLLDETGIAFRDAHWRDDLRNWLARGADGKPDTFAVDVDGVRHWAAGDLAAGPSSGSYPVKGMLIVPASTACVAGVALGLSKDLLQRAAGVTLKERRKLVVAVRETPLNGQTLKHLVTLDEAGAVVLPASPAFYAGATHIQDLVDFVAGRVLDAAGVPHRLYRRWEGELRGNLPAERGGGSGGD, encoded by the coding sequence GTGGAGCCGCAGGAAGAGAACAGTCGCCGGCCGTGGGTCGTGGGAGTCTCCGGTGCTTCCGGCACCCCGTACGCCGCCGCCGTGCTGCGCGGGCTGATCGCCGCCGGTGAGAGCGTGGACCTTGTCGTCAGCCGGGCCTCCCGGCTCACTCTCCTGGACGAGACCGGCATCGCGTTCCGTGACGCCCACTGGCGCGACGACCTGCGGAACTGGCTGGCGCGGGGCGCCGACGGGAAGCCCGACACGTTCGCCGTTGATGTCGACGGCGTACGGCACTGGGCCGCGGGGGATCTCGCCGCCGGGCCGTCATCGGGGTCGTACCCCGTCAAGGGGATGCTGATCGTGCCCGCGTCCACCGCCTGTGTGGCGGGTGTGGCGCTGGGGCTCTCCAAGGATCTGTTGCAGCGGGCCGCCGGAGTGACCCTCAAGGAGCGGCGGAAGCTGGTCGTCGCCGTGCGGGAGACCCCGCTGAACGGGCAGACGCTGAAGCATCTGGTGACACTGGACGAGGCGGGCGCCGTGGTGCTGCCCGCCTCGCCGGCGTTCTACGCGGGGGCGACACACATCCAGGACCTGGTGGACTTCGTCGCGGGGCGGGTGCTCGATGCGGCAGGGGTCCCGCACCGGCTGTACCGCCGTTGGGAAGGAGAGCTGCGGGGGAACCTCCCGGCGGAGCGAGGGGGAGGTTCCGGAGGCGATTAG